GTCCCGGTTTCTTCGCCGACGCCGCGCTGACGGTGGCCGACCAGCCACCGTGGTCGGCACAGCTGGCGGACTTCGCGGCCTCAAGCATGAAAGCCACGCCGGACGAGCGGCTGGACCCGGCGAGCAAGGCGGCGTGGGCAGCTCTGTGCGCCGAGCACGCGCCGGCCCTGGCCGCCATCGACGACCAGCGCCGGCTCGTACACGCGGACATCAACCCGAAGAACATCCTGGTGTCTCCCGCCGCCGGCGGCTGGCGGGTCGACGCCGTGCTGGACTGGGAGTTCGGCTATGCCGGCTGTCCGTACGGCGACGCCGCCAACATGGTCCGCTTCGGCGCCGACTACCCCGCCGGGTTCCTGGCCGGCTTCCGCGCCGGGTTCGCCGACCACCAGCCGTACGCGCTGCCGGAGGACTGGGCCTATCTCGGTCGCGTCCTGGACATGTTCGCGCTGAGCGACCTCTGTACGCGGCCGGTCGGCCATCCGGTCGCCGACCAGGTCGCCGGACTAGTCCGCGGGTGGCTGCGGAGCGGGGTCCCGCGCGACTAGCTCGCGGATCGCCGCGGTGATCTCCTCCGGCGCCTCCTCGGCCATGAAGTGGCCGGCCTTGGTGGTCAGGTGCCGCAGGTCGGGCGACCAGCGCCGCCACAGCTGCGCGGCGTCGAAGCCGAGCGCGGCACCCCAGTCCTGCTGGATGACCGTGACCGGCATCCGCAGTGTGGCACCGGCGTCCAGGTCGGCCTGGTCCTGCTCGACGTCCACGGTGGCCGAGGCTCGGTAGTCGGCCACGATCGACGGCACGGCGGCCGCGCTGGCACGCAGGTATTCGGCGCGTACGTCCGCCGTGATGCCGGCGCCCCAGGCGTCCAGGAAGTAGCCGAAGAACGCGTCCGCGCTGTTGGCGATCATCTGCTCCGGCAGGCCGGCCGGCTGCGCCATCAGGTAGAGGTGGAAGCCGACGCTGGCCGACACGCCGTGCATGACCTGCCACATGTCCAGCGTCGGCAGTACGTCCAGGCAGGCCAGGTGACTGACCGCGGCCGGGTGGTCGAGTCCGGCGCGGAAGGCGACCAGCGCTCCTCGGTCGTGTCCGGCGAGCGCGAACCGCTCGTGACCGAGCTTCCCGCAGAGCGCGACGATGTCGGCGGCCATGGTGCGCTTGGAGTAGGTCTGCGGATCGGTGCCGGCCGGCTTGTCGCTCTCGCCGTATCCGCGCAGGTCAGGGCAGATGACGGTGTGCTCGGCGGCGAGCGCCGTCGCGACGTGCCGCCACATCAGGTGGGTCTGCGGGAAGCCGTGCAACAGCACGATCGGAGTCCCCGTGCCGCCGATGGCGGCATGCAGCGACACGCCGTCGGCGACCGGAACGTGCTGGTAGTCGAAGCCGGGGATGGTCATCTTGGTCTTTTCGGTGCTCACTCCGGCATCATGG
The nucleotide sequence above comes from Fodinicola acaciae. Encoded proteins:
- a CDS encoding phosphotransferase family protein, with translation MTPEELDRVAAALGREVTDTSTLAGGFSHETCLVRYAGGQVVARLGGPDPAIEAAIMAAGSRYVPTPRVLDIVAATERTRAAMLLEFVSGAPLTDMLTSENPRALGREVGRVVAAIGTATFDRPGFFADAALTVADQPPWSAQLADFAASSMKATPDERLDPASKAAWAALCAEHAPALAAIDDQRRLVHADINPKNILVSPAAGGWRVDAVLDWEFGYAGCPYGDAANMVRFGADYPAGFLAGFRAGFADHQPYALPEDWAYLGRVLDMFALSDLCTRPVGHPVADQVAGLVRGWLRSGVPRD
- a CDS encoding alpha/beta fold hydrolase encodes the protein MTIPGFDYQHVPVADGVSLHAAIGGTGTPIVLLHGFPQTHLMWRHVATALAAEHTVICPDLRGYGESDKPAGTDPQTYSKRTMAADIVALCGKLGHERFALAGHDRGALVAFRAGLDHPAAVSHLACLDVLPTLDMWQVMHGVSASVGFHLYLMAQPAGLPEQMIANSADAFFGYFLDAWGAGITADVRAEYLRASAAAVPSIVADYRASATVDVEQDQADLDAGATLRMPVTVIQQDWGAALGFDAAQLWRRWSPDLRHLTTKAGHFMAEEAPEEITAAIRELVARDPAPQPPAD